A section of the Syntrophorhabdaceae bacterium genome encodes:
- the tsaE gene encoding tRNA (adenosine(37)-N6)-threonylcarbamoyltransferase complex ATPase subunit type 1 TsaE, translated as MERIEYTSKSPSETWDIGERIGKGARRGDLYAIYGELGTGKTQLVKGIARGIGIRDWQYVASPSFTIMNVYEGDFTLCHVDLYRIEGYDVESLDIEEFLEQGIVAVEWAERGTWWNGTIKVYIDAISEGERRIIITKT; from the coding sequence ATGGAAAGGATAGAATATACATCGAAAAGTCCCTCTGAGACGTGGGATATAGGCGAACGTATCGGGAAAGGTGCAAGGCGGGGTGACCTCTATGCCATTTATGGTGAGCTCGGCACAGGCAAGACCCAGCTTGTCAAGGGTATCGCGCGGGGCATCGGTATCCGGGACTGGCAATATGTGGCAAGTCCCTCCTTTACGATCATGAATGTCTATGAAGGTGATTTTACTCTTTGCCATGTTGACCTCTACAGGATTGAAGGGTATGATGTTGAGAGCCTCGATATTGAGGAGTTTCTTGAGCAAGGCATCGTAGCTGTTGAATGGGCAGAAAGGGGTACCTGGTGGAATGGTACTATCAAGGTGTATATAGATGCGATCAGCGAAGGAGAGAGAAGGATAATTATTACGAAAACATGA
- a CDS encoding NAD(P)H-hydrate dehydratase, whose product MKILSPERMAKYDEYAIKTWGIPSAVLMENAGRNTYRLVKERYLPGAGAIAVICGRGNNGGDGFVISRYALRDGFRTTVFLLGKRSGLKGDAALNMGLYASIGGEIVECTKDIDALKKGIQEAGILVDAIFGTGLSKATGGNEKLAIEAMNDSGKPVISVDIPSGIDGKTGLPLGAAVQATHTFTYGYPKPGQILYPGAYHVGRLTVVDISIPAFIEDTIGIDGIVADGGMLRGFIRERLPWSHKGTFGHVVVIAGSTGKTGAAHMASLAALKVGAGLVTLIIPESLNGIMEAKLTEVMTYPVKDRGKGHLPISAYKEIADFVEDKDVVVMGPGLSQNKETMELVRKLHRNVQKPFVIDADGINAFQDHPDMIRTSKHGAVFTPHPGELARVMGITPQAINTDRIGTGRSFTDKYGVHLLLKGARSILFSPKGEMIINPTGNPALAKGGSGDILTGFIGGFVAQGYSLTEATILAAYIHGYIADTWVEGGVDLDMLACDLLAGAGKAIQEIRDGKDRIYIEKSL is encoded by the coding sequence ATGAAGATACTCTCACCGGAAAGAATGGCGAAGTACGACGAGTATGCCATAAAGACGTGGGGGATCCCTTCCGCAGTGCTTATGGAGAACGCCGGTCGGAATACGTACAGACTGGTGAAGGAACGATATCTGCCCGGCGCCGGCGCTATTGCTGTTATCTGCGGTCGGGGGAACAACGGGGGCGACGGGTTTGTCATATCGAGATACGCCCTGAGGGATGGTTTCCGGACGACGGTTTTTCTTCTCGGCAAAAGATCTGGGTTAAAAGGTGATGCCGCGCTTAATATGGGGCTCTATGCATCGATCGGCGGAGAGATCGTCGAATGCACAAAGGACATTGATGCCCTGAAAAAAGGCATACAGGAGGCGGGTATCCTGGTCGACGCTATCTTCGGCACAGGGCTTTCGAAGGCAACGGGTGGAAACGAGAAACTTGCGATAGAAGCGATGAACGATTCCGGGAAACCGGTCATCTCCGTCGATATCCCCTCGGGCATCGACGGAAAAACAGGGTTACCCCTCGGCGCCGCAGTACAGGCCACCCACACATTTACCTACGGGTACCCGAAACCGGGGCAGATCCTCTATCCCGGGGCATACCATGTCGGCAGACTGACGGTTGTTGATATCTCCATTCCGGCATTCATTGAAGATACAATCGGTATCGATGGTATTGTTGCGGATGGCGGGATGCTGCGGGGGTTCATAAGGGAAAGGTTGCCCTGGTCCCATAAAGGGACCTTCGGTCACGTCGTGGTGATTGCCGGATCAACGGGTAAAACCGGTGCGGCCCACATGGCTTCATTAGCTGCCCTGAAGGTGGGGGCGGGGCTTGTCACGCTCATCATTCCGGAAAGCCTCAACGGCATTATGGAGGCAAAACTCACGGAGGTGATGACATATCCTGTTAAAGACAGGGGGAAAGGCCATCTCCCTATCTCAGCGTACAAAGAGATCGCCGATTTCGTTGAGGATAAAGATGTCGTCGTCATGGGACCGGGACTTTCGCAGAACAAGGAAACGATGGAGCTTGTGAGGAAACTGCACAGGAACGTGCAAAAGCCTTTTGTGATCGATGCCGACGGGATCAATGCGTTTCAGGACCATCCCGATATGATCAGGACCTCAAAACACGGGGCTGTCTTTACGCCCCATCCAGGCGAACTGGCGCGCGTCATGGGTATTACCCCGCAGGCCATCAACACCGACAGGATAGGGACAGGGAGATCCTTTACGGACAAGTACGGTGTCCACCTCCTCCTGAAAGGGGCACGGAGTATCCTTTTCAGTCCCAAAGGAGAGATGATCATCAACCCCACGGGCAACCCGGCCCTTGCAAAAGGCGGGAGCGGCGACATACTGACAGGATTCATCGGGGGTTTTGTCGCGCAGGGTTATTCGCTCACGGAGGCAACAATATTAGCTGCCTATATCCATGGTTATATCGCTGACACGTGGGTTGAGGGCGGCGTTGACCTTGACATGCTCGCCTGCGATCTCCTTGCCGGAGCAGGAAAGGCGATACAGGAAATCAGGGATGGAAAGGATAGAATATACATCGAAAAGTCCCTCTGA
- the acpS gene encoding holo-ACP synthase: protein MVGIDIVDIARITGMLERYGERFLNRVFTEEEIRYAQGKKRVQESLAGRFAAKEAFMKAVGKRLSWKAIEISQVDARPYICYKDTLYRGVSISHERAYAVSVVVIP, encoded by the coding sequence GTGGTTGGTATTGATATCGTCGATATTGCACGGATAACGGGTATGCTGGAGAGGTACGGCGAACGGTTCCTCAACAGGGTATTTACTGAAGAGGAGATCCGGTACGCACAGGGGAAAAAGCGGGTCCAGGAATCTCTTGCCGGGCGCTTTGCGGCAAAAGAGGCCTTTATGAAGGCTGTCGGAAAGCGGTTATCGTGGAAGGCAATAGAGATATCCCAGGTTGATGCGCGACCCTATATCTGTTATAAGGATACCCTCTACCGTGGGGTCAGCATCTCCCATGAACGGGCATATGCTGTTTCGGTGGTGGTGATTCCATGA
- a CDS encoding pyridoxine 5'-phosphate synthase: protein MPELMVNIDHVATLREARGVHYPDPVYAAGIVEIAGASGIIVHLREDRRHINDRDVKLLREVVTTKLNLEMAATDEMVEIARGLKPDMVTLVPEKRKELTTEGGLDVVKFQDRLKKAIPRIQEKGVKVSLFVDPRDAQIIAAHKVNADMIEIHTGAYSDARTEAIRKEELQKVIRSAVKGKELGLGVNAGHGLHYHNVKEIAVIPEIDELSIGHSIIARAVFVGLDLAIRDMIALIS from the coding sequence ATGCCTGAACTTATGGTGAACATAGACCATGTTGCGACCTTGCGGGAGGCGCGCGGCGTTCATTACCCCGACCCTGTCTATGCTGCCGGAATTGTGGAGATAGCAGGCGCATCGGGTATTATCGTACACCTGCGTGAAGACAGGCGTCACATTAATGACCGGGACGTGAAGCTGCTGCGGGAGGTTGTGACTACGAAACTCAATCTCGAGATGGCCGCCACGGACGAAATGGTCGAGATTGCCAGAGGTCTTAAACCCGATATGGTGACCCTTGTCCCGGAAAAGAGGAAGGAACTGACAACCGAGGGTGGTCTTGACGTGGTCAAATTCCAGGATAGACTTAAAAAGGCCATACCAAGGATTCAGGAGAAAGGGGTCAAGGTGAGTCTCTTTGTCGACCCCAGGGACGCGCAGATTATAGCGGCACACAAGGTCAATGCCGATATGATCGAGATCCACACCGGCGCGTACAGCGATGCCCGAACAGAAGCGATCCGCAAGGAGGAGTTACAAAAGGTTATCCGTTCTGCCGTGAAAGGAAAGGAACTGGGTCTCGGTGTGAATGCAGGGCATGGTCTGCATTATCATAATGTGAAGGAGATCGCTGTTATACCGGAGATTGATGAATTGAGCATAGGCCACAGCATCATCGCCCGGGCGGTTTTTGTCGGCCTTGACCTGGCGATACGGGATATGATCGCGCTGATAAGCTAA